In Fragaria vesca subsp. vesca linkage group LG1, FraVesHawaii_1.0, whole genome shotgun sequence, the sequence AAATTAGGGAAAATACTCAAAAAGAGCACAAGAGCTAAAACAAATGTGTAAAGAGTGAGTGAAAGGAGCAACAGCCTAAACATGACCTGTATATATATGTCTGCAGAAGCAAATAAAGCAACCAAACATATATATGTGAAGACAATGCAACAACCAAATAGATGGAACACACCTCCAAAACATCAGCAACCATGAAACTTATACCATTAAAATCTAAGCCCACATCTACTAAAGGTAACCACCAACCCAAATGAGAATCAAGCATATCGAACTCAGGCAATGCGAAAATTTGGTAAGCCCTGCAAATTAAGAACAAAAGCAGTTGAAGCACATGAAGGGCAAGAGTCCCACAAATATTATCCCTCATGATCCATCCCAAAATTAGCTAAACAATCAGCTACTTGATTCCCTTCACAAAGAATATGTGAAAAACGAACCTGCATGGAAAAGAGAATGGTACGACAATTGATCCAATCAGCTCTTAAACGCCAAGGGATTGAGTATTTGTTATTGGCAAAAAAAATGAATTACAATTGCTGAATCACACTCAATCCAAAGTGAACGCCATCCCTTTCTCAAAGCCATAGAAAGTGCATGAATAATGAATAATGGCTTGAGTTATTTCGAAAACATAAAATCAATAAAACTTTCTCTTTCCCGCCAGTTTATTTGCCGCCTACAGCGACCCATTAGAGATTTTAAGAGATATACACAACTGCCCTAATTGCTTAAAGTTTCCAAACCGATCTCTCTTTTATTACCAAAAATAAAAAATAAAATAAAATTTCTCTCATGGCGACCCAGAAAATCACAGACTACGAGCGGAAGAGGCTCGAGAACATTCGCCGAAACGAGGAATTGATGGCCTCTCTGAAGCTCCAATCCATGGCCACCCAACTCTCAGCCTCAACCAAACGCCCAAGGTAACTCTATATATATACAATTCACAGTTCCTCTCAAAAACCCGATTTTTGTTTCGATAATTTGATTGAAACCTGAATATTTTATGGTTTCTAGGATTGAGCCCAAATCGTACAAGGTCAATTCGGAGAAGAAACCCAAGACGCAGGACCCAACTGTTATCCGGCGTTCTCTACGCAGCAGGGGATTACCGCCCGATGCGAAAGGCCTCGGTGCAATAGACTCAATGTTGAAGACTACTCTAGAATCCATGGACCGCAAGTGTGACCTGAGGAAACTGGGTCCTATTAGTAGGAGGGATGTGTACAGCGGTGTATCGGATCGAGAGTTGATTGAAACCATTTTGGGTGTTGAGAATAAACCCCAGTTGGGTTCGGAAGTTAAGAGTGAATTCGGGGATTGCAAGGAGGAGGAGGAGAAATCATGTGTTGCGTTTACTTTAGTTGGTGGAATTGGTTGTGGTTTGGTTAAGAAAGAAGAGGATGGAGGTGAGAGTGATGTGAAGGTGGAGGAATTGAGTCTCAAGGAGGAGAATGTAGCCCGGGTTGTGCCGGGGAATGTTATGAATGTGAGGTTCTTTCCGAGTTGTAGTTTGAGAATGGTTGTGGTAGGGAATAAGGTTGGGAATGTTGGATTTTGGAATATGGATTCTAAGGAAGGGGAGGAAAATGGGATCTATATGTATAGACCGCATTCTGGTCCCATTTCGGGGATCTCCATTCACCAAGATTCTATGTCAAAGGTAAATTTGTTTTCTGGTTTTCAGTTATGTGTCATTTGGATATATTTAACTGCATTAGGCTTTTGGCTTACAGTGGATTACCCAAAATTCTTGTTAACTTGGTTGGAATGTATGGAATTGTTAATTGATTAGCAGACTACTGACTAGTGACTAAAGAAAATAAGGAAAATGAGTTTCAGTATGACAACTCTGTCAGCAGACATTGGCGCTATTTGCTTGCACTATCAGGCTTTGATGATATAGCTAACATATGATTGTTGAATTAATATGCAGATATTTAGTAGTTGTTATGATGGATTTATCCGATCGATGGATGCTGAGAAAGAGGTGTTCGATCTTGTATATGCAAGTGATGAGACTGTATATGCTCTTGCTCAACAATCAAACAATGCAAAGTGTTTATACTTTGCTGAGGGTCGTGGAGGTATAAGTATGTGGGATGAGAGAACAGGAAATATCTCAGCCCAATGGAGTCCACATGATGATAGAATCAATTCCATAGACTTTAACTCATTAAACTCAAACATCATCACTACTAGTTCAACAGATGGAACTGCCTGCATTTGGGATTTGAGAAGTAATGATGCAGATAAGTTCAAAAGCTTAAAGACAATTGGTCACAAAAGGGCTGTGCATTCTGCCTACTTCTCGCCTTCTGGAAGGTCGCTAGTGACGACAAGGTGATTATATATTGTTGTTACTAAATAAGAGGAATATATCTCCCTACCTGTGACATGCATGCTAGATCGAATTCATCATGTGCTTAACATAAGTGAGAATCAACGTTGAGCAACATGCATTTCTGGGCTTTATGAGTATGCTGGTTTTTGTTGTTTCCTATCTTATTTCTGTTGTTTCCTACCTTATGAATGCTGTCATGAAAATGTTAGGGATTTGTCGCCTGTACCAGCTTCCTGCATATTTTCTGAGCATATCATAATACAGTTCGGGATCAGTACATTGGTCCTGTCAATAGTTGCTTTCCTCTATGTAATTCGACAAGTTGTGGGCACAAAGAAGGGATGAGATGACACTATTGTAATTGTTCTTGCAGGCTGCAATTCTCTGCTGTACTATTAATGTTTTGGGATCTAATGTTTCTCACATAATGTGTAACTGTGATGAATGACAAGAATCTAAATGGATGTTACTAACTTTCT encodes:
- the LOC101304330 gene encoding WD repeat-containing protein 76-like; this encodes MATQKITDYERKRLENIRRNEELMASLKLQSMATQLSASTKRPRIEPKSYKVNSEKKPKTQDPTVIRRSLRSRGLPPDAKGLGAIDSMLKTTLESMDRKCDLRKLGPISRRDVYSGVSDRELIETILGVENKPQLGSEVKSEFGDCKEEEEKSCVAFTLVGGIGCGLVKKEEDGGESDVKVEELSLKEENVARVVPGNVMNVRFFPSCSLRMVVVGNKVGNVGFWNMDSKEGEENGIYMYRPHSGPISGISIHQDSMSKIFSSCYDGFIRSMDAEKEVFDLVYASDETVYALAQQSNNAKCLYFAEGRGGISMWDERTGNISAQWSPHDDRINSIDFNSLNSNIITTSSTDGTACIWDLRSNDADKFKSLKTIGHKRAVHSAYFSPSGRSLVTTSLDDTVGISSGVNFEDISMIHHNNNTSRWIPKFKAIWGWDDAHVFVGNKNRGVDVISPFQRTKIFTLNSPYVSAIPCRFAAHPYNVGMLAGATGGGQVYVWTLG